The Gracilimonas sp. genome includes a region encoding these proteins:
- the yihA gene encoding ribosome biogenesis GTP-binding protein YihA/YsxC, whose amino-acid sequence MFNAQPKFITSATKLEECPPASLPEVCFAGRSNVGKSSLINALLKKKNIARTSNVPGKTQQMNYYKIGNEFFMVDLPGYGYAKVPKKERERWGKSIRNYLLDRESLSLILHVVDVRHEPSQLDEDFFYWMAMNEKPFSVVLSKSDKISRNKVNQSKARVRRILKEMNIEIPILPYSSDSREGVPEIKDLITEFVNHSK is encoded by the coding sequence ATGTTTAACGCCCAGCCCAAATTTATTACCAGCGCCACAAAACTTGAAGAATGTCCACCGGCGAGCTTACCTGAAGTATGTTTTGCAGGCCGGTCTAACGTAGGGAAATCTTCGCTGATTAACGCCCTTCTGAAAAAGAAGAATATAGCACGGACATCAAATGTGCCGGGCAAAACACAGCAGATGAATTACTATAAAATTGGGAATGAGTTTTTTATGGTTGATCTGCCCGGCTATGGATATGCCAAAGTTCCCAAAAAAGAACGGGAACGTTGGGGTAAAAGCATCCGCAATTATTTGTTGGATCGTGAGTCGCTGAGTCTGATTCTGCACGTTGTGGATGTGCGGCATGAACCCAGCCAGCTTGATGAAGATTTTTTCTACTGGATGGCGATGAATGAAAAGCCGTTTTCAGTGGTGTTATCTAAATCAGATAAAATCTCCCGAAATAAAGTGAACCAGTCGAAAGCAAGGGTACGGCGTATCCTTAAAGAGATGAATATTGAGATTCCGATTTTACCGTATTCATCAGATTCCAGGGAGGGTGTTCCGGAGATAAAAGACCTAATCACCGAATTTGTTAATCATTCCAAATAG
- the mnmD gene encoding tRNA (5-methylaminomethyl-2-thiouridine)(34)-methyltransferase MnmD, with amino-acid sequence MTPTVHQTKDGSSTLYSDSFEQFYHNPNGAASESLHVFFETPGLLSCLDTADSLTILEIGFGTGLSFLLLLDILKQKELNIPVVFWSVEAFPVDRSTASEFNFKEHLKHPELNDLLPGIFDGLKPGLNKLHPLPGLSATLNLFYGKFEDFSPENVQADFIFHDPFSPEVNEELWTRHAFERLASYSKKEAVLATYCAASKARGAMCAAGWNVARSQGALGKREMTVASLSGEALAGFKRVNEERLAERYNTGDFD; translated from the coding sequence ATGACACCTACAGTTCACCAGACCAAAGACGGCTCTTCGACTCTCTATTCAGATAGTTTTGAACAATTTTATCATAACCCGAATGGAGCGGCATCAGAAAGCCTGCATGTTTTTTTTGAAACACCGGGATTGCTTTCATGCCTGGATACAGCTGATTCATTAACCATTTTAGAAATTGGATTTGGCACCGGACTCAGTTTCCTGCTGTTGCTTGATATCCTTAAACAGAAAGAACTTAATATACCCGTAGTTTTTTGGTCGGTGGAGGCTTTTCCGGTTGACCGGAGCACCGCATCTGAGTTCAACTTCAAAGAACATCTTAAACACCCTGAACTCAATGATCTGCTACCGGGCATTTTTGATGGACTAAAACCAGGTCTGAATAAACTTCACCCATTGCCAGGCTTAAGTGCAACGTTGAATCTCTTTTATGGAAAGTTTGAGGATTTTTCTCCGGAGAATGTGCAAGCCGATTTTATCTTTCACGACCCCTTTTCGCCCGAAGTAAATGAAGAACTTTGGACCCGCCACGCCTTTGAACGGCTGGCTTCATACTCTAAAAAGGAAGCGGTTCTCGCCACATATTGCGCAGCTTCAAAAGCCCGGGGAGCCATGTGCGCTGCCGGGTGGAACGTTGCTCGTTCACAAGGCGCTTTGGGTAAAAGGGAAATGACGGTTGCTTCACTTTCCGGGGAAGCACTGGCGGGGTTCAAAAGGGTTAACGAAGAGAGATTAGCTGAACGCTACAACACCGGGGATTTCGACTAA
- a CDS encoding M20 family metallopeptidase, whose translation MHSQIKQLTDKYIQYAVETRRYLHRHPEVSYKEFETTKFIKSELEKTGIPFETPLETGCVGIIEGGRKSDRVIALRADIDALAMEENGEAKKDFISQNPGAAHCCGHDAHTSNLLTAAKILKELQAEIEGKVLLVFQPGEEKLPGGGRLLSETGFLQDQGVQAIYGLHTSPMHKPGTIATKVGPLMAAPDEFEVEIIGKGGHAARAHEAIDPVVLSAQYINAVQTIASRSVDPTEPVVVTVGRVEGGTAHNIIPEKVKLWGTARTLTVETADLVHNRLEALVKGITESAGGSYKFQLNKGYPPVINTEKEARTVLETMSGLFGEESAIELKRPIMAGEDFAFYQEHFPGAFFFVGSGSEESDSKYPWHHPKYNVDDRFFEVATPLMASLVFTHK comes from the coding sequence ATGCATTCCCAAATTAAACAACTCACTGATAAATATATTCAGTACGCGGTCGAAACGCGCAGATATTTACACCGACATCCGGAGGTCAGTTATAAGGAATTTGAAACCACAAAGTTCATTAAATCTGAGTTGGAGAAAACCGGCATTCCGTTTGAAACTCCCCTTGAAACAGGTTGCGTGGGGATAATAGAAGGGGGTAGAAAATCAGACCGTGTGATTGCTCTTCGGGCAGATATTGATGCGCTGGCCATGGAGGAAAATGGGGAAGCAAAAAAAGATTTTATATCCCAAAATCCGGGAGCAGCACACTGTTGCGGTCACGACGCTCACACTTCCAACTTACTGACAGCTGCTAAAATTTTGAAGGAGCTTCAGGCTGAAATTGAAGGAAAAGTACTGCTTGTATTTCAACCGGGGGAGGAGAAGCTGCCCGGAGGTGGGAGGCTTTTAAGTGAAACCGGTTTCCTTCAAGATCAGGGAGTGCAGGCCATCTATGGTTTACATACTTCTCCAATGCACAAGCCCGGGACTATAGCAACCAAGGTTGGCCCGTTGATGGCAGCACCCGATGAATTCGAAGTTGAAATTATAGGTAAAGGCGGGCATGCAGCCCGGGCACACGAAGCGATTGACCCGGTGGTTTTATCCGCCCAATATATCAACGCGGTTCAAACCATAGCCAGCCGAAGCGTGGACCCAACCGAACCGGTAGTGGTAACGGTAGGTAGAGTTGAGGGGGGAACGGCCCATAACATTATCCCCGAGAAAGTAAAACTTTGGGGAACAGCCAGAACGCTGACGGTTGAAACTGCAGACTTAGTTCATAACCGATTGGAAGCGTTGGTAAAAGGAATCACGGAATCGGCCGGGGGTAGCTACAAGTTTCAATTGAACAAAGGATATCCGCCGGTGATAAATACAGAGAAAGAAGCCCGAACTGTACTTGAGACTATGTCCGGTTTGTTTGGTGAAGAATCGGCTATAGAATTAAAACGGCCCATCATGGCCGGAGAAGATTTTGCATTCTATCAGGAGCATTTCCCCGGAGCGTTCTTTTTTGTGGGAAGTGGAAGCGAAGAATCCGATTCCAAATATCCATGGCATCATCCAAAATATAATGTTGATGACCGGTTTTTTGAGGTTGCAACTCCACTCATGGCTTCTTTAGTTTTTACCCACAAATGA
- a CDS encoding FAD-dependent oxidoreductase, translated as MIQAERSYWESELYGRKFDLIVLGAGLTGQSIAHFFKKNNPAKKVLVVDRGFYPIGASTRNAGFACFGSVTEHMADMEIEEESKIIDRIRRRIHGLGLLRQTLGDKNIGYREPGAYEIFTDARVYEQALEHLDICNRWLREAAGLEEVYQKCEHNGFPAISIKQEGCLHPGKMMRTLYEKNLAAGVEFRWQSQAESMDQDNGVLILENGIELKGEQLAVATNSFTSTLLDDIDIKPGRGFVFVTKPISDLQWKGTYHFDCGYYYFRGVEGDRFLLGGARSLDIDVETTTEFGTNQKIKKSLISFANDVLRLPEGWEIDTEWSGIMGFTSTKSPMLQRINGKTLVVAGLSGMGVALGMQLGKEAAEVMK; from the coding sequence ATGATACAGGCAGAACGATCTTATTGGGAATCCGAACTATATGGCCGGAAGTTCGACTTAATTGTGCTGGGTGCCGGCCTGACGGGACAGTCTATCGCTCATTTCTTTAAAAAAAATAACCCGGCCAAAAAAGTGCTGGTAGTGGATCGTGGATTCTATCCCATCGGCGCCAGTACCAGAAATGCCGGTTTCGCATGCTTCGGTTCGGTGACCGAACACATGGCTGACATGGAGATTGAGGAAGAGAGTAAGATTATCGACCGCATCCGGAGAAGAATACATGGATTGGGATTACTGCGCCAGACTCTGGGTGATAAAAACATTGGTTACCGGGAACCCGGGGCTTATGAAATTTTCACTGATGCCCGGGTTTATGAACAGGCTTTAGAGCATCTCGATATTTGTAACCGGTGGCTGAGGGAAGCGGCCGGATTAGAGGAGGTCTATCAAAAGTGCGAGCATAATGGATTTCCGGCAATTAGTATAAAACAGGAAGGTTGTCTGCACCCCGGTAAAATGATGCGGACTCTTTATGAAAAGAATCTGGCAGCGGGTGTTGAATTCAGGTGGCAGTCGCAGGCAGAAAGTATGGATCAGGACAATGGAGTGCTGATTTTGGAAAATGGAATTGAGCTTAAAGGCGAGCAGCTGGCTGTAGCTACTAACTCATTCACATCAACCCTTCTCGATGATATTGATATAAAGCCCGGCCGTGGATTCGTGTTTGTGACAAAACCCATATCGGATCTACAGTGGAAAGGCACTTATCACTTTGACTGTGGCTACTATTATTTCCGGGGAGTGGAAGGGGATCGGTTTCTCCTCGGGGGAGCCCGAAGTTTAGACATTGATGTTGAAACAACAACTGAGTTTGGGACGAACCAAAAAATAAAAAAAAGCCTTATATCATTCGCAAACGATGTTTTAAGGCTTCCCGAGGGTTGGGAGATTGATACGGAATGGTCGGGAATTATGGGTTTCACGAGCACCAAAAGCCCAATGTTACAGCGCATCAATGGTAAGACATTGGTGGTAGCCGGCCTCAGTGGAATGGGAGTGGCTTTAGGTATGCAGCTGGGCAAAGAAGCCGCAGAAGTGATGAAGTGA
- a CDS encoding Y-family DNA polymerase — translation MILNLENFNNRSSIAYAMIDCNNFYASCERAFNPSLEGKPIVILSNNDGCVIARSEEAKALDIPMGAPEFKYRTYFREKNVTVRSSNYPLYGDMSNRVMETLRHLTHDIEVYSIDEAFAEVSTNTFSDLEEYGRHIKETVYRWTGIPVSVGIAPSKTLAKIANETAKRNAVYNGVLSLCDNPVADQILKNMPLQKVWGIGHGLTIRLNRFDVKTAYDLKQKVDYKRWVRKHLNVTGLRTVLELNGLPCMKLSDALDSRKGILTSRMFGKPLYNLEPIQEAVATYISRAGEKLRAQKSVASCMHVTLIGDRYDNLKGKYKYGGGHFFQVPTAHTPTMIQAGMAISKSVFEPDTKYKKAAVMLTGIVPHSEVQMDLFDPELYTQKQFHLMNCIDQINTRHGRNTAAFAATGQHRKNSEEANWKMNQNYLSKRYTTEWKDIMTAKTK, via the coding sequence ATGATCCTGAACCTCGAGAATTTCAATAACCGAAGCTCCATTGCTTATGCAATGATTGACTGTAATAACTTTTATGCCTCGTGCGAACGCGCGTTCAACCCTTCTCTGGAAGGTAAGCCGATTGTAATACTCTCCAATAATGACGGCTGCGTAATTGCCCGATCCGAGGAGGCTAAAGCCCTCGACATCCCGATGGGGGCACCGGAATTTAAGTACCGTACATATTTCAGGGAAAAGAATGTGACCGTCCGTTCTTCGAACTATCCACTGTATGGAGATATGTCGAACCGGGTCATGGAAACCTTGCGACACCTCACACACGATATTGAGGTGTACAGTATTGATGAAGCATTTGCGGAAGTTTCCACCAACACCTTTTCTGATTTAGAGGAGTATGGGCGTCACATTAAGGAAACTGTTTATCGGTGGACGGGAATTCCGGTTTCCGTAGGTATTGCCCCGAGTAAAACACTGGCCAAAATCGCTAATGAAACAGCGAAGAGAAATGCCGTTTATAATGGTGTTCTGAGCTTATGTGATAACCCCGTCGCAGATCAAATCCTGAAAAACATGCCGTTGCAAAAAGTGTGGGGAATCGGGCATGGACTCACGATCCGCTTAAACCGGTTTGACGTAAAGACCGCCTACGATCTTAAACAGAAAGTCGATTATAAACGATGGGTCCGAAAGCACCTGAATGTGACGGGACTCCGAACGGTGCTGGAGCTCAACGGACTCCCCTGCATGAAACTAAGTGATGCTCTCGATTCCCGTAAAGGCATTCTTACCTCCCGCATGTTTGGGAAGCCCCTGTACAACCTGGAACCCATTCAGGAAGCGGTAGCCACGTACATAAGTCGTGCCGGTGAAAAGCTGCGTGCCCAGAAAAGCGTGGCATCCTGCATGCATGTTACACTGATTGGAGACCGCTACGACAACCTGAAGGGTAAGTATAAATATGGTGGCGGCCACTTTTTCCAGGTTCCTACCGCTCACACCCCAACTATGATTCAAGCCGGAATGGCCATTTCAAAATCGGTATTCGAACCGGACACCAAGTACAAAAAAGCAGCGGTAATGTTAACCGGGATTGTACCCCACAGCGAAGTACAAATGGACTTATTTGATCCCGAATTATATACGCAAAAGCAGTTTCACTTAATGAATTGCATAGATCAGATTAACACACGCCACGGCAGGAACACCGCTGCCTTTGCCGCAACGGGGCAACATCGAAAAAACAGCGAAGAGGCAAATTGGAAAATGAATCAAAATTATCTGAGTAAAAGATATACCACAGAATGGAAAGATATCATGACGGCTAAAACGAAGTGA